The Pseudomonas azadiae genome contains a region encoding:
- a CDS encoding SDR family oxidoreductase, which translates to MSDTLFITGATSGFGEACARRFAEAGWKLVLTGRRAERLDALVQELSKQTEVHGLVVDVRDRKGMEDAIANLPPSFATLRGLINNAGLAVGTDPAPKCSLDDWETMVDTNIKGLLTTTSLLLPRLIAHGRGAGIINLGSIAGSYPYPGSHVYGGSKAFVKQFSLNLRCDLQGTGVRVTNIEPGLCESEFSLVRFGGDKARYDATYAGAEPIQPQDIADTIFWVMNTPAHVNINRLELMPVSQTWAGFAIERGAKG; encoded by the coding sequence ATGTCCGACACGCTGTTTATTACTGGCGCAACCTCAGGTTTCGGCGAAGCCTGCGCGCGTCGTTTTGCCGAAGCCGGCTGGAAGCTGGTGCTCACCGGCCGTCGTGCCGAGCGCCTGGATGCATTGGTCCAAGAGCTTTCCAAGCAGACCGAAGTGCATGGCCTGGTCGTGGACGTGCGTGACCGCAAGGGCATGGAAGACGCCATCGCCAACCTGCCGCCATCGTTCGCCACACTGCGCGGGCTGATCAACAACGCCGGCCTGGCCGTGGGCACCGACCCGGCGCCCAAATGCAGCCTCGACGATTGGGAAACCATGGTCGACACCAACATCAAGGGCCTGCTGACCACCACCAGCCTGCTGCTGCCGCGCTTGATCGCCCACGGCCGTGGCGCCGGGATCATCAACCTGGGTTCCATCGCCGGCAGTTATCCGTACCCGGGCAGCCATGTGTATGGCGGCTCCAAGGCGTTCGTGAAACAGTTCTCGCTGAACCTGCGTTGCGACCTGCAAGGCACCGGTGTACGCGTGACCAACATCGAGCCGGGCCTGTGTGAAAGTGAGTTTTCGCTGGTGCGCTTTGGCGGTGACAAGGCACGCTACGACGCGACCTATGCCGGTGCCGAGCCGATCCAGCCGCAGGATATTGCCGACACGATTTTCTGGGTGATGAATACACCGGCGCATGTGAATATCAATCGCCTGGAGTTGATGCCGGTGAGTCAGACTTGGGCTGGGTTTGCCATTGAGCGTGGGGCCAAGGGCTAA